The window AAGCCAGAATTCAAGTCATTTCCTAGGATTTGGGACATTTGGAACTAAGAATCCAGAAGAACTCAATATTTCTGGTAATTTGTCTGGTGGGCAGCTCCCTGCAGGCTCACTTATAGCAGAATAAGCAGTCTGAGTTTGACCCTTgtctacactttttaaaattgcctTAGGATGACATCTTTGCCATCATAGCTTGACATTGACTGAAATTAACTTTGCCTGAATAAATGTAATTTAAcaagagagaattttaaagcCTCAGAGCCTTCCTAAGAGAAACATTGAAACTGATTTACTTACTCCTACCATGGCATCTACAGGTTTATACTTAGCGCAAAGACCATTTactatcaaaaatttaaaagggaTCTTCTTACTAAGATAATAAGACTTAGCTATAGGGAAACCATTTAAACGAGGTGACGGTTATGAAGATGAGAACAACATACTTCCAGAAACCCATGTAAAAAACGATTATAAGCTCTGAACACAATGAATGTATCTGGGACTCCTGAGGGACAAAGTGACAAGAGAAACATGGCCATGCATGGCTCTGCTAGCTGATAAAGCACACTTTGTCTGCCACAGTCACAGGCTCTCGTCTATCTCTAAGAGAAATGCATCACATGGATACCCAAGtacataaaaatgtgtgtgtatgctcagtcactcagtcgtgtttgactctttgccaccgcaGGGACTGTACTTcctaggcttctccgtccactgggggttttcaggcaaaaatattggagtgagttgccatttctccctccaggggaacttttcaacacagggatcaaactcgtgtctcctacatctcctacattggcaggcagaaaaGAAGAATTTTGAACCATATAATTCATATAGGTGTGGATCTACTCCTCAGACTAAGCATTAGagtaaatgtttcctttttataatttttttcctgtgtgccTATTTATTCACTGGAAATATTGCTAAGGATgctaagtatatttttataaaaacataagGTGTTCTAGTGCACTGTGGTTCCTTTTCTAACTTTTTGAGATGGAAACTTTGGTCATTGGTTTGTCTTTCCTCTTTTATAACATTTGCATTTTGAGTGTAAGTTCCCCTCTGAACACTGCTTTGGCTGAATACCATGCCTGTTATAGTAGTTTTTCATTGTGAAAAAATGTCGACCCTATAGCAATCTGCAAGACTGTTAGGAAGAACTCCCACAGCCCCTTAGCCAGCCTTGCCAGTCACTTTCTGCTCTTCATCTATCACCTTCTCTCTGACTCAGAGTGGACGCTTCTGAGTCCTTGGTGAGCCGGTTCACTTTCCTCCCCACAGTGAAGTTCAGCAGGAGGCAGTCAGAAGGACCTGGAACCATtcctcctccactagctttgttctcacCAGCCTTTTTAATGAGAGCCGGATGCACTTGTTCCTCTTCAGCATGGTGGTGGTCATCTACACACTCGCCATGGCCGGCAACACTGCCATGGTCCTCCTGATCTGGGCAGATGCCCGGCTCCACACACCCATGTACTTCCTCCTCAGCCAGCTATCCTTCTTGGACATCTTCTTCACCTCAGTCACTGTTCCCAAGATGATAGCAGGCTTCCTCTTTGGATGGATAAGCATCTCATTTGGAGGCTGTGGGGcacaaatgtttttcttcatgTTCCTGGGGGCTACAGAGTGCATTCTGCTGGCCCTCATGGCCTATGACCTCTACGTGGCCATCTGTAATCCTCTGCGCTACCCACTGCTCATGAGTCGCCAGACCTGCCTGCTCCTGGTGGCTGCCTCCTGGCTGGGAGGGTCACTCAACGCCTCCATCCAGACTGCGCTGACCCTGCAGTTCCCCTACTGCGGCTCACAGAAGATTGCACACTTCTTCTGCGAGGTGCCTTCACTGTTGAGGTTGGCCTGTGCTGACACGGCTGCCTATGAGCAGGTGCTCTTTGTGACGGGTGTGGTGGTCCTCCTGGTGCCCATTGCCTTCATCACCACCTCCTATGCCTTAATCCTCGCAGCTGTGCTCGGATGCACTCTGTGGAGGGGCGTAAGAAGGCCCTAGCCACCTGCTCCTCCCACTTGGCAGTCGTCAACCTCTTCTATGGGCCCCTTGTCTACACTTACATGTTACCTGCATCTTACCACTCTCCTGGCCAGGATGACGTAGTATCTGTCTTCTATACAGTCCTCACATCCATGTTGAATCCTGTCATCTACAGCCTCAGGAACAAGGAAGTAACAGGAGCAATGAAGAAGGTTATAGGGAAGTGTGGGGTAGGTAGGACTGTTTAAGACCCAGGAGAGAAGGAGCCTCACCTCTAAGATGAGCCTGTAGCTCCAAATGCCCATTCTAGGATTGTGTTCCAGAATGAGCAGTCTCAAATCCACATACAGAGAAGTGAAAGGTGCTCTCCTCATTCCCTTCCAGCTCCCACACTTCAAAGAGATGTCCAGATAGTTTGTGTACACTCTCCGCTCACCTTCCCCACCTCAACAAACTCCAGGCCAGCTTCTCCATCCATCCCTTGTCTGAAGCAGCAATAACTCATCATCTCCATGTCACTGAGTGTCCAAGGGCTTCCCTTCTCTTCAAAGGGCCTTCATTGCTGGCTATTTCCCCAAACATCTCCTTTATTCTTCTCCAGCCACAATAACTCTCTGGCTGTTGCCCAAAATTCCTAAGCACAATCCCACCTAAGGGTCCTTCAACGCAGAGATCTCAATGCCTGGGCACATCCCCCTATATTTTTGCATGGTTTCTGCCTTCACTTCATTTAGGAACTGCTCAAATGTGACCTTTTAGGGATTCCTACACCAGCCACCCTGTCCAAAATGTCATTCCCACTCCATCATCTTTTTCTAACTTCATTTGTGTATTCCATACTTCTTTTTCCCTTTAGAATGTATGGGAGTACAGAGGCTTTGATTCTTAATTCTGATTCTAGAAGAATGACGGGCACAGGATCCAtcaataaatacctgttgaatCAACAGATAAAGCTAAAGAACATTTTCTTGCCTTAACCAATGTTGGCACTGTTGTTGGTTCCTCCTTGAAAATCTCTCTTCTGGCCCACCGCTTCCTATTAAGTGATGAGTGCCTCAGAACCTGGTGCCTACCCCTTCTCAATCCACACCCTCTCTTATCACTCTAATTCATGGCCATGACTTCAGTTACCACCTGACACCAAACTCAGTCATATATTTATAAGCTAGCCAGATATCTCCTACAAGACTTTTCACACCCAACTCCATATTACACCCCACTGGATGTTTCAAAGGTACCTCAAATTCATCATGCCAAGACATAAAGTCATGATCTCACTTTCATGTCAGGTAATTGAGCGAATGTCtcaccaggtcagtaggtgtgCATCGCCACTCATTCAGTCTCTCACAAAGTCCTCAGGACAGTGCATTTGACTGTAAATGCTTACCTTCCCACAAGGTGTATTCCCTTAGGGTTGCAGCTACCACTACCGTAGTCTA is drawn from Bos mutus isolate GX-2022 chromosome 7, NWIPB_WYAK_1.1, whole genome shotgun sequence and contains these coding sequences:
- the LOC102286742 gene encoding LOW QUALITY PROTEIN: olfactory receptor 2T27 (The sequence of the model RefSeq protein was modified relative to this genomic sequence to represent the inferred CDS: inserted 1 base in 1 codon) translates to MERKGEPMLLASNGGVQDTAKCPVPRKTAPSLSTDRLKVPVVPSEVQQEAVRRTWNHSSSTSFVLTSLFNESRMHLFLFSMVVVIYTLAMAGNTAMVLLIWADARLHTPMYFLLSQLSFLDIFFTSVTVPKMIAGFLFGWISISFGGCGAQMFFFMFLGATECILLALMAYDLYVAICNPLRYPLLMSRQTCLLLVAASWLGGSLNASIQTALTLQFPYCGSQKIAHFFCEVPSLLRLACADTAAYEQVLFVTGVVVLLVPIAFITTSYALILAAVXRMHSVEGRKKALATCSSHLAVVNLFYGPLVYTYMLPASYHSPGQDDVVSVFYTVLTSMLNPVIYSLRNKEVTGAMKKVIGKCGRERDKASAMQQAAPSSLLLACSLALAPFLTDLSDTFLVGAVLAMDICSDYTGIIPALIGLTMY